From Bacillota bacterium, one genomic window encodes:
- the aroB gene encoding 3-dehydroquinate synthase: MARERVSSETVSRDNVILVGFMGAGKSCVGARLASLLGMAHLDTDALIEAEAGSTISEIFRTRGEAWFRRLETRAVRRAALLRNTVISVGGGALMNERNVEILRQTGVLVWLRASAESVVTRLRLRPGEAEIKCTRPLLVGKTDIEQVRSLMSKREAGYRLAHIAIDTDDKSPDEIAREIARELTRRVTSSRGTARIDRNKQDKGVGGPEPWEPHEMSGPARAQEESFAWTEGAAQGAFAVGEPAGRSDQGWCKFDITAGASTCSYVLGHGILARPDAYRAAFSTLGAPDEPVAAAEPTPSSPGSTLESGGLHPLGGIPSQRGAIPAHPGTLPSPPGTVPSRIIVTRIIVITTPLIRLLYGERLEQGLRAWLGRDPCIVWAMVPDGERAKSLSTLAKLYDFASACGIGRDSLAIALGGGTVGDVAGFFAATYMRGIKLIQVPTTLLAMVDSSIGGKTAINLRAAKNLAGTFWQPTAVIADVATLGTLPLRDFTSGLAEAIKASVIGDPELFETLEQVVRVAGGGDTFARDGRCAAGRRRSNGSRFAAARVLQREPALCQDIVRRAVAVKAKLVATDERDTRDRLLLNLGHTLGHAIERAGGFRRWTHGEAVAIGLAAACRASERLGCLSGEDSARVCQALAGLGLPTSIPAGCDGVFHESILAAMALDKKVRGGKLRVVLPLSIGKCSVCEDRAAKALADEIVVAGRASVNLDSLSTAPMASRGCPRGRSDPGGRLVVPGESISGDP; this comes from the coding sequence GTGGCACGCGAACGTGTTTCGAGCGAGACTGTTTCGCGCGACAACGTAATACTCGTGGGATTCATGGGGGCGGGCAAGTCATGCGTCGGCGCACGCCTCGCATCGCTGCTCGGAATGGCTCACCTCGACACAGACGCTCTCATCGAAGCGGAGGCGGGCTCGACCATCAGCGAGATCTTCCGCACTCGCGGAGAGGCGTGGTTCAGACGCCTGGAAACGCGCGCCGTGAGGCGGGCAGCTCTCTTGAGGAATACCGTCATCTCCGTTGGCGGCGGAGCTCTCATGAACGAACGAAACGTTGAGATCTTGAGGCAGACGGGCGTGCTAGTCTGGCTGCGGGCTTCTGCCGAAAGCGTCGTCACCCGCCTGCGCCTGCGGCCCGGGGAAGCGGAGATCAAGTGCACCAGGCCGCTTCTCGTAGGGAAGACCGACATCGAGCAAGTTCGATCCCTCATGAGCAAGCGAGAGGCCGGCTACCGCCTGGCGCACATCGCGATAGATACCGATGACAAGAGCCCCGACGAAATCGCGCGCGAGATTGCCCGCGAGCTCACGCGGCGTGTCACTTCCTCCCGCGGGACCGCGCGCATTGACCGCAACAAGCAGGATAAGGGCGTAGGAGGGCCTGAGCCGTGGGAGCCGCACGAGATGAGCGGACCTGCCCGCGCTCAAGAAGAGTCCTTCGCTTGGACCGAGGGCGCGGCGCAAGGCGCGTTCGCAGTGGGAGAACCAGCGGGACGGAGTGACCAGGGCTGGTGTAAGTTTGATATCACTGCGGGAGCCTCCACGTGCTCCTACGTTCTCGGGCACGGCATCCTCGCCCGGCCAGATGCGTACCGGGCCGCCTTCTCCACGCTGGGTGCGCCCGATGAGCCCGTCGCAGCCGCTGAACCCACGCCCTCAAGCCCAGGATCGACCCTGGAGTCAGGCGGCTTGCACCCACTGGGCGGCATCCCGAGCCAACGTGGCGCCATTCCCGCCCACCCTGGCACCCTCCCGAGTCCGCCAGGCACCGTTCCGTCCAGGATCATCGTGACCAGGATCATCGTGATCACCACCCCCCTCATCCGATTGCTCTACGGAGAGCGTCTGGAGCAAGGCCTTCGCGCCTGGCTAGGCCGCGATCCTTGCATTGTCTGGGCGATGGTTCCAGATGGGGAGAGAGCGAAAAGCCTCTCAACACTCGCAAAACTGTACGACTTCGCCTCGGCCTGCGGCATAGGCCGCGACTCGCTGGCCATAGCCCTCGGAGGCGGCACAGTGGGCGACGTGGCGGGGTTCTTCGCCGCCACGTACATGCGGGGCATCAAGCTCATCCAGGTTCCAACCACGCTCCTGGCAATGGTGGACAGCTCAATAGGAGGCAAGACCGCCATCAATCTCCGAGCGGCCAAGAACCTGGCAGGCACGTTCTGGCAACCCACGGCCGTCATAGCAGACGTCGCTACCCTGGGAACGCTGCCTCTGCGCGACTTCACGAGCGGTCTTGCTGAAGCGATCAAGGCCTCCGTCATAGGGGATCCAGAGCTCTTCGAAACACTGGAGCAGGTTGTCCGAGTCGCGGGCGGTGGCGATACCTTTGCGAGGGACGGTCGATGCGCCGCGGGGCGTCGACGCTCGAACGGCTCCAGGTTTGCCGCGGCCCGGGTTCTCCAGCGGGAGCCCGCTTTGTGTCAGGACATCGTCCGCAGGGCGGTCGCGGTCAAGGCCAAGCTCGTGGCTACGGACGAGCGGGACACACGGGACCGCTTGCTCCTCAACCTTGGGCACACCCTTGGACACGCCATCGAGCGGGCAGGCGGCTTTCGTCGCTGGACGCACGGAGAGGCGGTGGCGATAGGTCTTGCCGCTGCTTGTCGTGCGTCTGAGCGGCTGGGTTGCCTTAGCGGGGAAGACTCAGCACGGGTGTGCCAAGCGCTCGCAGGCCTTGGATTGCCAACGTCGATCCCCGCCGGGTGTGATGGCGTCTTCCACGAGTCCATCCTAGCCGCTATGGCCCTCGACAAGAAAGTCCGCGGAGGCAAGCTCCGCGTCGTGCTGCCGCTATCCATAGGGAAATGCTCCGTTTGCGAGGACCGTGCCGCGAAAGCCCTGGCGGACGAGATAGTCGTGGCCGGAAGAGCCTCGGTGAACCTTGACAGCCTATCCACGGCTCCAATGGCCTCACGCGGGTGCCCCCGGGGTCGCAGCGATCCGGGAGGCAGGCTCGTGGTTCCTGGAGAATCGATCTCAGGAGACCCCTGA
- the aroQ gene encoding type II 3-dehydroquinate dehydratase, whose amino-acid sequence MAKTTAETAIMVIHGPSLDRLGAREPDIYGAQTLDSINALIEREASALGVAVEIHQTNHEGEIVSLIWDAADRCRGLVINPAAYTHYSIAIRDAIAGCGLPTIEVHLSNIHAREELRHRSVVAPVAWGQITGLGPLVYVLALRALASLTKFS is encoded by the coding sequence ATGGCAAAGACCACTGCTGAAACCGCTATCATGGTGATTCACGGTCCAAGCCTAGATCGGTTGGGCGCGCGGGAGCCTGACATCTATGGAGCCCAAACCCTCGACAGCATCAACGCTCTCATCGAGCGGGAAGCGAGCGCTCTCGGCGTGGCGGTGGAGATCCACCAAACAAACCACGAGGGCGAGATAGTTAGCCTAATATGGGACGCCGCAGACCGCTGTCGGGGTCTTGTCATAAACCCCGCGGCGTATACCCACTACAGCATCGCCATCCGCGACGCCATAGCCGGATGCGGTCTTCCTACCATCGAAGTACATCTCTCCAACATCCACGCGCGCGAGGAGCTCCGCCACCGGTCGGTGGTCGCACCGGTGGCATGGGGCCAGATCACAGGCCTCGGCCCCCTCGTCTACGTCCTGGCCCTTCGCGCCCTGGCGTCGCTCACCAAGTTTTCGTAA
- a CDS encoding shikimate dehydrogenase — MERKQEAEVARTRVVLLLGWPARYSLSPPMHEAGFRAVGLDWCYRPLDVPPGTLEAVGSVLRLPSVVGANVTIPHKEGAVSIVDGLTSRARVAGALNTIIKTGDTLVGDNTDGVGLLRALAKRGQTPAGRRVVLFGAGGAARGVAAALAQSGAREIVILNRGRDRALRLRDVALTAGGGRLRAEVRPWFREDDDLRTLVDAMEGADIVVNATPVTRDPSSSPVPDEVLDAISPSRDCIVCDMVYRPAATKLLLQGRSLGLRVVSGLEILFHQAIPAFEAWTGHKAPSEAVEAMELALHAAAAAADRLGGEGLERAPVHDRR; from the coding sequence ATGGAGCGAAAGCAGGAAGCCGAAGTGGCTAGGACAAGGGTCGTACTCCTCCTGGGCTGGCCCGCGCGATACAGCTTGTCTCCACCGATGCACGAAGCGGGTTTCAGAGCCGTAGGGCTCGATTGGTGCTACAGACCACTTGATGTCCCCCCAGGAACCCTCGAAGCCGTGGGCTCTGTGCTCAGGTTGCCTTCGGTGGTGGGCGCTAACGTTACCATACCACACAAGGAGGGTGCCGTATCCATAGTTGACGGATTGACTTCCAGAGCCCGAGTCGCCGGTGCGCTCAACACGATCATCAAGACCGGCGACACTCTGGTGGGTGACAACACCGACGGAGTCGGACTGCTTCGCGCCTTGGCCAAGAGAGGGCAGACCCCCGCCGGCCGCAGAGTGGTGCTGTTCGGAGCGGGAGGCGCAGCGAGGGGTGTCGCCGCGGCATTAGCCCAGTCCGGAGCCAGGGAGATCGTAATTCTCAACCGCGGCCGCGACCGCGCCCTGCGCCTGAGGGACGTCGCCCTGACGGCTGGTGGAGGGCGTCTCCGAGCCGAAGTGCGCCCATGGTTTCGCGAAGACGATGACCTGCGCACCCTTGTGGACGCCATGGAGGGCGCGGACATTGTGGTGAACGCCACGCCCGTGACGCGCGATCCCAGCTCAAGCCCGGTCCCTGATGAGGTCCTCGACGCCATCTCCCCGTCCCGGGACTGCATCGTGTGTGACATGGTTTACCGACCAGCCGCGACCAAGCTCCTCTTACAGGGGCGGTCCCTGGGCCTGCGCGTGGTGTCTGGGCTAGAGATACTCTTCCACCAAGCGATCCCGGCTTTCGAGGCGTGGACGGGTCACAAGGCGCCATCCGAGGCGGTGGAGGCGATGGAGCTGGCGCTCCACGCTGCGGCCGCAGCTGCGGATCGGCTGGGAGGTGAAGGCCTTGAGCGCGCTCCGGTTCATGACAGGCGGTGA
- the aroC gene encoding chorismate synthase, whose amino-acid sequence MTGGESHGPALTVVLDGIPAGLRVRPEDIQRDLARRQAGYGRGRRMEIERDQARVTAGIRGGLTMGSPIVLEIPNLDYPNWVGVMAPWDDADACADPIKMPRPGHADLAGALKFGHDDIRNVLERASARETAARVAAGAIARQLLEELGVAVASHVLCIGGEWAPILESLLVGAPSPELLETIESSPVRCADAGAAARMMRRIDEAASAGQSVGGVFQVIAWGLPPGLGTYAQWDLRLDGRLAQAVMSIPGVKGVGIGDGFRLAELVGTAAADEMEASALGIQRRSNHGGGLEGGMTNGMPLWLDAVMKPINTMRAPLRSVELDTGREGAAHYERADTCAVPACAVVAEAMVALVLADAFLSKFGGDSVAEIAARVAAYLEETGRRCGCRRERGADGRGF is encoded by the coding sequence ATGACAGGCGGTGAGTCACACGGCCCCGCTCTCACCGTCGTGCTGGACGGCATCCCAGCGGGTCTTCGCGTAAGGCCCGAGGACATCCAGCGCGACCTCGCCCGGCGCCAGGCTGGTTACGGACGCGGGCGCCGCATGGAGATAGAGCGAGACCAGGCTCGCGTCACTGCTGGCATTAGGGGCGGGCTAACCATGGGTTCACCCATCGTGCTGGAGATCCCTAACCTGGATTACCCTAACTGGGTGGGTGTCATGGCCCCTTGGGACGACGCTGACGCCTGCGCGGACCCCATAAAGATGCCCAGGCCGGGACACGCTGACTTGGCAGGCGCCCTCAAATTCGGACACGACGACATTCGAAACGTACTCGAGCGCGCGAGCGCGAGGGAGACCGCCGCGAGGGTGGCGGCGGGCGCCATCGCGAGGCAGCTGCTCGAAGAGTTGGGAGTCGCCGTCGCTTCCCACGTCCTCTGCATCGGGGGCGAGTGGGCCCCTATCCTGGAGTCTCTCTTGGTAGGCGCGCCGAGCCCGGAGCTCCTGGAAACCATCGAGTCGTCCCCCGTCCGATGCGCGGACGCAGGAGCGGCAGCGAGGATGATGCGGCGCATCGATGAGGCGGCGTCCGCCGGCCAGAGCGTGGGGGGCGTATTCCAGGTCATTGCGTGGGGGCTTCCCCCCGGCCTCGGCACCTATGCGCAATGGGACCTGCGCCTCGACGGGCGGCTGGCCCAGGCCGTCATGAGCATTCCAGGGGTCAAGGGCGTCGGCATCGGCGATGGCTTCCGACTGGCGGAGCTCGTGGGCACGGCCGCAGCGGACGAAATGGAGGCTTCGGCGCTGGGAATCCAACGGCGTTCCAACCATGGTGGCGGCCTCGAGGGAGGCATGACGAACGGAATGCCTCTGTGGCTGGACGCGGTCATGAAGCCGATAAACACCATGAGAGCACCGCTGCGCTCGGTAGAGCTCGATACGGGACGCGAAGGCGCGGCCCACTATGAACGCGCCGACACGTGCGCCGTCCCCGCATGCGCAGTGGTGGCGGAAGCCATGGTGGCTCTGGTGCTCGCTGACGCTTTCCTCTCGAAGTTCGGCGGCGACAGCGTCGCCGAGATCGCGGCCCGCGTGGCTGCGTACCTCGAGGAAACAGGGCGACGGTGCGGGTGCAGGCGCGAACGCGGCGCAGATGGGAGAGGATTCTAG